In Cryptomeria japonica chromosome 5, Sugi_1.0, whole genome shotgun sequence, the genomic window cggttaatacaatatactgattaccggttgtcaaaaatgaagactggaagatcgtagtgttttgatcaaaagttaactaccgcttgagatccttgaaccgcttggggtcttcataccgcttgggatcttcaatcaatctatgaccggtaaaccatcttctgcaaaataccgatagtctaaagactatacattcaataatgcacaataccggttggaacaattacaagttgagcataactcatacatcaagaaagtgtatgtccatcaatgacaatcaaaaaatcatcaaaatgtcaacaatctccccctttggcattgatggcaacacttaagaaaattttgacatctaagtgtttttacagaaataacacaaaagatgctacaatcaaaattactccccctaagcatatacactaccccctttgcaaaaattacaagtaagtgcataaacattcaccaaaattttaatgtatgtacactactccccctttgccaacagtgacaaagtaatgcaaactatcctttttataaaataacaaagagtagatgttcatgacaataaggaatgaaatttctcaaaaacagatttaaagttctgcacaaaaatattcatgtccaatgtccatgactcaagtaatgaggtagcaacctcactttcagtcttcatctggaatgccagttcttccattgcatcgatggtactcatctcttgagttaccatgatggcttccaagttgagaaaaaatCTCTGAAGAACCTATAGTTTAGGTAATAGGAGCaattgaagctcttgcaaatcttgagtccggttgctgatctctaagtccatcttggcagtctgatgGTGAAAATGATGAatacttgttggtgtaaataattattcatcttggatattattacacttacttaagtttacttaggaaatgcatttcatagtagtttgggtatgagacacttgggtgtttgtgccacattgggatagtgtgtgtaggagaaattccaccttttatggtgttgatcttgttgttacactccacattcagtgggtgatccacctcatgtggactattatattatttctcctacctacccacacctatttcctacctacccttgtttcttattgagccacatgtcatgtttgtgtgctcacatatccctagccttgcctatataagcaagctcatctacattgtatgtatttgatattattgatcattttctattgatgagaatatagtttattcttgtcctatattgtgtctctattttgtacatttcattgagctcttgatcttggcaaaatctcacatggtatcagagccattggggcttcattgattcgtcttgaagagacattattgcgacgtcaagaggcagatctaaggagcaacatcttttggaggcatcctagaccagatccgaccccgccattgcatccagaaggccgtttccatgaattttggttataaagtcggcctattttggtgaaaaaattatttttcgccaattttgcaattattgtatgaatttcgaattttttataatatttttcgaaaaataaaaatcaaaaattcgaaaaattttcatcaaaaaaaatataaaaattttggaaaaatttatcaaaaaaaaattgaaaaaaaaaaaaaaaaaaaagtttttttcgctgtttttggggggtccgcagaccccccccgtgcaATCCGTACCTGCGTGTCGCACGTGTTGCAGGTCCGGACCTGCCGCTATCAGCACCGGCCGTCCTGTCCTCCCATCCCGTCCTCTTGCCGTGCCGCTGCCCAGACTTGTCGCCGCCTTGTTCCGCACGCCGCCTCGCAGAATGTCCCGCCGGTTGCCCAGACCACTGCCAGCCGCCGCAGAACGTCCCACCGGCCGCATAGGAACTTCGCTAGCCGCCTTGCTCCCCCTGTTGGCCCGCTCAGCTCCCACTACCAGCCCGCTCAGCTCACACCTTCGGCCGCCTTCGGTGACTCCGGCAGCCTGCTCCCGCCGGCGACCACTAAACCAGGAGGACCCGCGTCCGCCACGTggtaggcggccactggcccatggGTAAAACCCATACGCATAGTCATCCACCACGTCATCTACCACGCAGAGTTAACGCACACCGCCCAGTCAGCCATTCGTACGGTACGACAACTCAGTCATCTAcatagtcagcagtccgtacagtacggacgcccagtcagcagggaggcgaaatTTTTGCGACGGTCAAACGGTTGTCAAATTTAACACAATGACTTGCTAACATCAGTgccacatcatcatttttcaaaattttgcaggcccctctcatttgcattttttattttgcagttcaacttcaaatggccataacttgctcatttttgctcctttttgggtgcaattttttttgaaatgggatagaatttcgtgctctctgcagtggtgaagaattttttgattttgatgcactgatttttcagaaaatgcagtttttggtgattgtacctgagtaatcccagtttttgcaacttcagaggcttcgtttagggtcatacgacctccttttcaagtgccagttttttgaaagtgtatattttttcttctactttcacatgatgctatcagattgatgccattgtaagtagaaattgtactttcagattttgaccatttttggctcttttggtacttgtatattttcttgaatctcagttagattcattgcactattgattgaagtctcttgtatctcatttgagaagttgtaaaatttgcatcataagtccactttgccttgttttgcaagtggctcattgtaatcgcactaagtataaagtgccaaaatcatcacttttggggggggggtactttgattgattgaatttgggagggtgtctcttgtgcttttgtgctcttgtgttccttcttttttgctgctatgggttcttctaagtttcctctcttaactcctcataattatgctacttgaaaaattgatgcatggagtaaacttatggaaaaaggactcactcattacattgatggaactattgttgctcccactgatcctaaggttgatccagttggtcacttggattggctcactaaaaatatcatggcaattggtaccttaagaaagtatgtatcaaaggatctcatttttcatattgagaagtgtactctaatcaaggatgcttggaaaaagtttcaaaacttgtatggtcaagttgatgagattaggggatatcaaattgatagtgatctcaccatgttagatcccaagaactttgatactatacaagattatgtcactaaggcaaatgagttgagggcacaactcaaagattgtggcattgataagaaggatactcaattgatattcaacttgataggcaagcttccacaagaatatgcagcatttgtttctagtttccaaacccataggatgacaatgggttcaagctacaaaatgcctacatttgatgctttcaatgaaatgttgatgatggaacaaactaagttgataagcatgggcattcttaaggcttctaagtctcaagcattagtggcaaatcaagggaacaaaggaaatcaaggaaaggacaactcaaacaagaagaaatggcaatcaaagcctaaggacaaagcaccatcttctcctaaacaaggagattcatcctcttccaagagagataattcactaaagagggagagacctacttgtgcttattgtaaaaagattggtcatgaggagcatcgttgccattctaagaagattgatgagctcacacatatcatcaaaaagcataacattgatttgcctaaagtctacaagaaggatgattcatcaacttccacttcctcacattcaaaaggaaaagggcaagcattcatggcttctacaagtggaaagactcacttttttggaacaagaaaaggaaaagctctatgtgctactatcagtcatgattcaaagagatggcttctagattcaggggcttctcatcatatggcatcttcgtagtctatgttctctacatttgagccttgcaccatgccgtagattttgatgggcaatcatactgtaaagcggaaaatcgtgatcgaaccctagttgttctcccctcttccaactccgaagagagagaagggaggtttgctaggatttgatggttttcacttaggggagagactttacattcaaaagaggggttgaaactcataagatccattcccacacaatgtaagattggatgctaaatgaatttcaagggttaggaaagcaaggctaccctcttttgtaaagaatgttgttaaggaaattaagctaagaatacatagaaagtcataaagattcacttataaactgagttcgggttataggatgaagctgcggacctggaattagcagtagaatgtcgatacggcgctgtcctgcaaatttgagcaaaagttgtcgggacgatggcgcccggcgccacggtcctccgaaaaatccacgaaacgaagggggatctgttcgtctctgcaccaggattccagatcttcaatttcagccgcgtacctacaacctacacacagaaaagcgaacacgattggggggttagggattaggggtttgcctttaggtcaaaccccggttttggaattaaccaagaaatgagcaagagctataaatgtaaatgattgtaaaacaagtactaataccttgttctaaggatgtttgtatccttatgtgcgaaggtatagatgttgtatgttgtatgttgtagcatgtagtatgtgatctccttttcaatggttgaatccttgacttgaatgcaacacttagccttgaatggagacttgaaatgatcaattgcttgaaggaatgcttgaatgcttgaatgcttgaatgtttgagtataatttccacgctttgtacacatatcctcctcatatccaaatgagagagaaaaatgtagtttatatacttgtcatttagggctgatagactgattttcccgaccttaggccgaccaggaaatgtaatttccaaattgcaaacaaaaagacccgagccccttaggagaccgggcccaaaataggacccagggaccagggcgctgggcgccctggtccagaaggaccagggtgctgggcgctctagtcccacctcccgggacaacagggtgcaaggaggttcaggccagggtgcttgaaaaatgcagttttcagtgtcgcgagcaagttttggggtctccattcaggttgcgtgttgcgtcgccatcgtgaagaccgaaatgcagtcgaaattgcaagtgtcacaattttaggacgctacacatacatacatggatgtgattgggaaaggatctattgacattggggacaactccttcaatgatgtgttgtgtgtactccacttgacaaacaatctcctttctatctatcaaatcacacatggcacaactaagagagttgtggagttcacacccgagtcagttttcattagagacttggagactagagctatcattgcaactggggtggttgatcatgcatcttggttattctccttttcagattttgttgatgatgatgatttcacatttgatgattctacacattatgatcacacttcttgtgatggttcagtttttgaggagaactttggacacttgaacatggggattctcacatgtgaccccattcttgagccttgtatttcatctcctcatattgatatcacatcacctattgcacctgatgatgtggatagtgtgacggttttgccttcatgtgattcagtgcagcaggatattttcattgtcttccagcttcagattcatgggatgattacttgaaagatattgcaggtttgtttgtggaatcctacattgcagatttgggagacatcattgatgacattcatctcctctttgatgaaggtggtccttcttcgattgttgtgagggcacactctgaccctcttgtgcattctctacatgatcaatctttagaggttgacatgattgtggatacttatgtacaacagttggaggaggtctctttattttttgaggagacatgtgattctttgggacatgttctacatccatctccactagatcttggagtgcctttttcagcagtgtggcatagtttaccacctttggagggggtatctttcagcattgacatggggacacttgagcagttttcagagattcctttcatcatgagttttcttcatacatcttcccttcatgattggggagacttcatggatacacctttggttttgttccttcctaaggggaggaatgttgttcaacattcatggagtagtttcttcatgcatcgagcttctatcattggtgcagattccacatcgagggggggcttcctagcttctcttcttctctcatatgggggggactttttcctcacatggggttttgtccttcacatacttctatgagagttctcttgtatgtttttcatctctcttttgggggagggttttttcccatttagtttttctctctttccccactttgtgagagttttcattgcattggtttgcatgcatttgcatttgtacatgggtacctaacatggcctagtagccgggactcatcttgcattgcttagttgtattatagacttaagtgcattcccctaagttgcacttaagggggggtgttggtgtaaataattattcatcttggatattattacacttacttaagtttacttaggaaatgcatttcatagtagtttgggtatgagacacttgggtgtttgtgccacattgggatagtgtgtgtaggagaaattccaccttttatggtgttgatcttgttgttacactccacattcagtgggtgatccacctcatgtggactattatattatttctcctacctacctacacctatttcctacctacccttgtttcttattgagccacatgtcatgtttgtgtgctcacatatcccttgccttgcctatataagcaagctcatctacattgtatgtatttgatattattgatcattttctattgatgagaatacattttattcttgtcctatattgtgtctctactttgtacatttcattgagctcttgatcttggtaaaatctcacaatactttgtccataggtagtgaataaatcatagggaATGTTGAAGGTGCTGATATACTCTTGTAACTTTGATTGGAGTTTagctttctgtttgagcacatcttcacaaaatagatggggttggcagattttactcaaaagtaatttaccctcacccatagaaACACTGATATCTTTCTGGTGCTTCAATAGTTGTGtcctgagttcattcatttgcttgataTTGAGTGCCTTCTCATGATTCtttcttgcagttgcttgagcaacatcttccaagcattgtaccttttcctctactatggtacaaataagtttgagcttggatagagaggatactggggaggttagtactgggaattagactggtaagggtgtcaactgcaatttgtatgacatcctgttctttcttcctccataattcttccagtctctcttgtgcaagttggatgcctcgaagtagctcaaactcatctgctgattgagtcagacatgcaagagttagatcaataggactggtggaatcAAACTTCTgggtttgatcaccggttgccttaggagtctgctctccttctttggtcttgatctccgcttgttttctcttctctgcttccttctcctcttccactcttttcttttcttcttctttcttcttctctgactctttctttttctcctcttcttgttttttctctatttcttccttcttcttatcttcttcctgctttttcttctcttcctccttcttcctttcttcttcctttctcttgttttcttctttcttcttctcttcttcttttcttttatcttcttctctcttcttctcttctcttctcttcttctctcttcttttctcttattgtcttcttcttttctcttatcttcttctctcatcttctattcttcttttctcttatcttcttcttgctttttcttttcctcttgttctttctctgctttctctttgtcctctttctttttctcatctttttctttgtcaagagtgacatcctcattatctaatgcatcaacatcaatagggtcaatttgttctgtcactctttcaccttgactgtcaagTGCCTCATCCGATTTGCCTGAGGATAGGTTAAGTTCTTGATTAGCCTTCctagtggcttcagatacttggtgtatttcaccaacaactttaacatgtatgtgtgtatccctttctacttcagaagttttaccttctagtaacgtGAGTTGCCTcctcataaagaagatgcctttgttcttatccataatttcaaataactcagaatttgaaACATCAGGAAAGTACTGGGCAaaatttttctccctgatctcttgttctctctcaatggcaattcaccatttattatccaaagaattatacaaaaaATTTGGAGTAATAGATTTAATCTCAGATGGTgactgatcattaatacataaatatttaatgacctcctattctacctcctctttctcactatcactaaagtcatcaaaatattcctttaattcatcaagcactttcctcctaatattctttattgtcctttgacaatgtgtgattggtttataagaggtaatatctatatttaccgatgtAGAAGCTGCTGGTGCATTACCGATAGACTTTGGCCTttttcttgattgccttgtcttctttgtttgaatctccGGTTTAGTGTCTTCTTCCTCCAGTGAGTGATTCCTGGATTTCCacttcctctcgaatacttttgcCGAAATAATCTTAGGTTTCCTTTTGGCTGGTGACCACTAGGTCACTTTTAGACTGGCAGATGTAACTGGTGCAGATATCGATGGCACTACTTTTCCCTTTTTCTGCTTCGGTTCCTTAATTGGTGTGACCTTCTCCAAGTAGGTACcaattcttttcttctttgcatctagtggtgaggcaagtagggtagaggaatACTCGATCAAtaagtcattcaccacttcatacctcatagggccaactacttcctttcttggttccacaacttccattatgcagtcatctgttcttattgtgaagcaaatgtcatcttcatacatcttcacaatatcaccaaatatccttattctctggttcatcttttgttttaattcatcaaaatacttatgtagaacctcaggatatgcagttcccactacttgtatactctccttaatctgtttggaaatcggtaggtcagtagaccattcaacatcacctactctagggaaataaccttgaaaatagaagaataggccgaccagaagttggccaaacttgaacctcagtgatttatcttgtttgatggatttcaaattcaacaataattgcttctgtaaataggtacataggtcaaatttggtatcttccttgatcattctgtaagcAACATTCACCACAGCAGTAGGGATAAAATTCATTTTGCTGGCATAAAATATCATGTAACCattcaccatgcaagcatatttcactagatcatcatTAATGGTGTTGGCGGTCATTGctcattggtcactcatagaactggtgagctctataattttagttttggtgaccttccatagagttagtacttctccaacattgcagaattcggtgatggcatgaatcgcttccggtgtgatgtcatgggtccgcttgagatacatcttgtcaccatgcactctgctgaggataatgtgaatatgttcttttgtaaattcttctagaaagtatactgcattatatagattcatcttctcaaggatgctatagtctagtttgatcttcttgtcatctccacagaacaaacttagctaggagtgaattactagggatcctaggtcttccaacttacagtctatataccctgaaatatcttcctcaacaataactctagcaggaatttgagatagggcattgtatctcattttcttttgaagaaactcaggtgtatctttaggtgcactagaactagagtgcgatgcagaagccataaccaaatgataagaaagaattttgcaaaataccttctcaatctgaaatttaggttttccaatatcgcGCATGTTTCACCACTTCAGTTGCTtgttcaccgcttagtgttcttcactgattgcttgaagatgattgcaagatttcgcACACAATTTCTCCAAATGCTAAACAAATTGCtctggttgctctgctcttgaagattcttctttttaaaatagataagtaaaaatgatgacggaaatccttttaaacaaactctcacctaccataataaatgcatcaccgctagggcagaaaccctaattttgccttttaccacttcagatCTTCTGTCGACTAACAGGTAACATGTACTAGTAAAGGTCTTTATTGATATAAattgggggttcaaaatatttcaccaatatgttccccctaagcttttctgaagctcagtttgccagttaAGAGACTTCCAtactaggtgcagaaacaggttcatcctgtgactcttcttctgatttctttctccaagttttattcatttccacttgaatagtttcaacatcaatcttcccttctggagtgatcggtatatcatccgataggttctttctcagtctgcaagttctggcagtgtgtcccagtttgttgcaatgatagcatatcattccaggtgttctccatggttcgttgttcatacttccattcttccttctgcatgttgtagtagtgtaaccactaccatgacagatcaaacaagtttctctccaactagttgccacttgataaccagTTGACCGATCGTCATAGGTGTTGTATCGGTTGAAATTCCGGTTCACAGAAGGTTCCAGGatgactccttgagtccttggaggatatctcccagtattgtgcaaaactgacctgcattcaaatgctctatgcccaaacttgttgcatgcataacaatttccattgaatctattagatctaggcatattgttttgaaaataaggaaaattgttgtaggacttgtttctacacacattggcagtatgtccttctttgagacaattaaagcaaataggtttaaatttttgcttacctttatccttggatgtcggttgcttctttgatgcttcagattttgttctagaggtctcaccttcctcatacccagagaaaccaagtccagtggtattctttactggctttgccgattctagcttttgctctagcttagcagtactcttattgaatttggcaagtatctcctttgactcagtaatttccttggaaatagcagcattagattccatcaaggttgcattcttagaaatagccatgtttagttcaccttgtatttcttctttttccactttactctcttggagatgagcgataagggtactaatttcttgcttcagcttggagatctcatgatctttgtcttttaccagatcttcagctttccttctgttctcaagctattgacacattctgatagttagttcttccaactctcttctcaggttggctttagattcattcagtttttcaacttcttcaactagggcatccatgtctgcttcatcagaagagctattttcagtgagttccatcagtttctcagcatgctctcttcttttggccaaagaggctttatacttgactttgagttcatcataggctctctcagtctgagtgagatgatgagtaagttcccttatactgtattcccccatatctccttccaagtgattagacttaaagaaaggttggctctgataccaattgatgaatactaagagggggggtgaattagtataccaaaaaatattgtaatcaatcttTTGAACAATTTaacagataaccggtgcaacattttcactaataaaccagttaagataagtgcaaaccaaatagcaaacaaagaattcacccacaaaagcataaTTGCCATAgcataagatatttgatgtggaaaaccaaatgggaaaaaccacagtgagcaaaaactcacaagtaactatctgtagaatagtaaccagaatggttaaggtcatacaatgttattcaccagaatagatcctattaggaatctagatctttgttaggagataagtcctgttaaagactaccttgttaaaggatttcagatccacagttgtgaaccaccttgttagaggatttacaaaggctttgctgggcctacccgattaagggtttcagacttgtcaaagatattagtaatcaacaagtgaatgatctagataatagcacaatatgcttagttagatccttgatagctcattgttaatgcatttcaacattacttcagtcttcaatatctccacactctatctcttcacatagatcTAATCTTCTCTacgatgatcacacataaccttttctattctatctctcatacatgcaaaccctagacatgatgtccttataaaggagtctgatttcatgtcggtctaatagaattagactacaagttcctaggtacagtgcatctggacacatttggtaacacaacacaaacacacggccaaagtgttggtggatgataactcatcacacattacagtgataccggttggtaactcatcacagatatataccagttaatacaatataccaattaccggatgtcaaaaatgaagattggaagatcgtagtgttccgatcaaaagttaactatcgcttgggtccttcgtgccgcttgagatcctcgaacctcttggggtcttcataccacttgagatcttcagtcaatctgtgaccggtaaaccatcttctgcaaaataccgatagtctaaagactatacattcaataatacacaataccggttggaacaattaccagttgagcataactcatatatcaagaaagtgtgtgtccatcaatgacaatcaaaacatcatcaaaatgtcaaCAGTGGTAGTGTACCAGTTAAGAAGATAGTAAAGAACAAAGAGGTTAAAACCCTAACCGGTGTGATAGGTGATCAAAGAGCATTGTTGATTGACAAAATCATTAATCCTATTGTGAGGTATGTTTCATATGAAattgttgatcaggttgaaagcaccataacactgagagggggggaaccAATATTCCCACTTATTTAAAACAATAAACTTTTTACCAATTGAAGCTATcctaaaaaatatcaaataaactTGACTGAAGTAAAAACAATTAATGCAGAATAAACAAAAAGAACACAACCACATGATAAACACCATAAtttgtacatagaaaacccaaatgggaaaaaccacagagagtgttaactctcagaaaagtataactagttatagttgtgt contains:
- the LOC131875971 gene encoding glycine-rich cell wall structural protein 1.8-like, encoding MRNHLMAEVGPVDECYTKESESVVGRGCQSSAATEAVGTGAGGRSSDDVVDDYAYGFYPWASGRLPRGGRGSSWFSGRRREQAAGVTEGGRRCELSGLVVGAERANRGSKAASEVPMRPVGRSAAAGSGLGNRRDILRGGVRNKAATSLGSGTARGRDGRTGRPVLIAAGPDLQHVRHAAGVDSSGPVDGAGSLHGRGGGGSGGLAGGPAMAGGPLVAAAGGAARRSVDGMLWRRWEVPPRAAQL